Below is a window of Sulfurisphaera ohwakuensis DNA.
TTGTGAATGATATGCCGTACGTTTTTTACTTCGTTATTAATTATAACGCTTAGTATTGGTTTTCATCAATTTTAACCTTTTCCTATTCTGATGATTTTTAGTCATTTTAGTATATCTTCTAAAGTTCTCAGAAAACATACTTATGCCAAGTAACGTACACCTGTTCATTGTATTAATAAAATAGTATGTTGTGTCAAATTATAGGGCAAGGCACTTTCCTTAAGTGTTTACCCGTGGCGTAACTTATCCTTACTTTTAATTACTTCTAATTCCACCAAGGGCACCCCTCTTAAGGGATCATACACAGTCACCCTTAAGTCCTTGGGGTTGGTCGAGGGAAACACCACTACCCTCCCATCCACCTTTTTCATCAGATTAAGAGGTGCAATTGAATCCCTTTCTAACAATATTTCCCCACCATCTAAATACCTAGCAGTAACTTTGATTACTTTAATACCCCTACCCTCGTGAGCAGAGCCCGTCATCAGGTAGGGATTAAAAACCTTGATAACCTTCTCCACTACTTGCTTACTCTTCCCCAACCTCTCACCATCAAATGGGTTTATGGAAGAAGTATATGATTCTGAAACCTCCTCAACATCAATAGGCTGAGCCTTAAGCATTTCAATGAATTTAACAACACTCCACTGATGAATCCTATGCCTAAGCTTACCATTCTTGTTACCCCCCATCCTCTCCTTAGCCTTTGATGAAAACTTACCAACCACAACCTTTACCTTTAAATCCCTAGCCAACTCAACAACCCTCTTAACGGTCTTTCTAAGAACATCAAGCTTCCTCTCCCTCTCCCTCAACCTCTTCAACTTTTTCTTAATTAGCTCGTCCTTAGTTGAGTACCCCTTAGTAACCTCTTCCCTCCTCAAGGAGTAGTTAATAACAATCCTCCCTAATCCAGTCTCATAACGCCTCATCTCCTTGAGCTTGAAACCCTCAAAAACTGCTAAGGTGATATTATTCTCGTTAACGTCAATAGAAACATAATTACCTTCTTTCGTTTCAACCTCAACGTCCTTCTCAAATGTTAACCAGACTAGGACTCTCCTACCCACTAACCTTAACTTGAGTTCTTGAGAAACCCTCCAACCCTCATATAAATAGTGGATGAATTGTTTAGTGAACTTGAGGGGGATCTCAACCCAACCCTTGTGGGTTAAAACGCTAACAGACACCTTGTTAAACTTCCAGTTTACCGTGTTAGGGATTGTGATCACGACCTTCTTGTACTCTGGTTTCTCCTTTCTCGTTAGTCCTTTCTTTCTCCTCTCCCTAAAACTCTTAACTATCCTACCGGCAATAATATAAGATCCTTCAATAACCCTTGAAGGTAGGAAGGGATACTTTTCCTTATAATAACTGTAAAACCTCTCGTGTAACTTCTTCCTTGTAGTGGGCAAGCCCTCAGAGAGTATTATGCCAATCATTTCATTAACTATGTTTCTTTGGTATTCCTCAATCTCTCTAAGAACGTGGTATTTCCACTTGTTCAGAGAGTCGCTTTCTAACCTAACTGTCCTTTTCAACGTCTTCAACACATTTTATCACCTTCTCGTACTTATGGCCGTAAATTTTTGAAGCAAAGGATTTTACGATTTCTACGAAATCCTCAGCTAACTCTTGTATGTAGTCCTTTGGCTCATCTTGGAAAGCCACGATGACGTTTACTCCGTAAGCGTTGAATAGCTCAACGAGGTATTCGAAGCCGAAACGTGTTAGTCTGTCCTTGTATGCTACTACTATTGCATCGATCTGTCTCCTCTTGGCTAATTCTATGAGTTTCTTTAATCCTCTTCTATCTTCTTTCAATCCAGAGTCAATGTCCTTAACTTCAGTTACACTCACTTCACCGAAGGTTTTCTTAACCCATTCCTTTAACGTGTTTAGTTGTCTCTCTAAGTCGTCCTTTTGTGTGTTTGATGAGACTCTAGCGTAAATTGCTACTTGTTTAACTTTTTCTTTTCCACTTATTAATCTTTCTACTTCACTGTAAGGTATTCTCCACCTACCGTTAATTTCAATAGCCTTTATTTTCCCTTCCCTAATCCACTTAATAATACCACTCCTACTCATCCCAAAGATCTCGGCAACTTCACTAGGTGTTAAATACCTCTCCACAGTAATTAGAAGTAACTAGAAGTATTTAAAAGTTACGCAGAAATGTTACAGTCTTATACGAACTTAGAGATACTATTGTACTTTAGATTATGAACTAATATAAATGCAGTTGCTAATCTTTGTACGCGTGTTAGCTACATTTAATAATCCATTAAACTCTATTATGGTTGATATATTACTGCCACGGTCAGGGTTTGTCCGTTAGATAATGTAAGCTGTATATAATAGATATTTCCAGTCATGAGACTTAAAGAGGTTCTGAAGTTTATTGTGATCGTGTTAAATCCTATATTTAACGTGTTTGGTGAGATGTCTGATGTTGTGTAATTTGTTCCTAACAATAGTGCACTTATTATCTGCAGTGGATATTGTGAATTAATTGTAACCAAAGCGATTCCATTACTTCTAAGACTTCCTATACCCACTTGTGAAATGGGTCCAATTGACGATTGCAGTTGTACAAGCTGGGAGGTTGTTTGAGATAATCTTTTTATTAGGTTGCCTAGACCAGAATAAACTAGAATGAAACTTATTAGGATTAGAATATAACCTACAACGGATACTATAAGGCCAATTACAGATCCAATTATCATAAGTAAACCAGCATTCTTCAGGTCATCGTTTAAGTAAATTTCTCCGGTTCTTCTATATGCTAAAGCTAGTAAGATGTAACCTATAAGGCCAATTATTCCACCTATAAATACAACTATTACTCCCCCTACAAGCGATGGTAGAATAGAGGGAAGTGCTTGTTTAGATAGTAAAGGTAAGATAGAAATAACAGTTACTAAAGTTCCTATAAATCCAATTACAATTCCAATTAATATTAATATTGTCCCGGTTATTCCGTTTCCTAAATCTTTTCCGGTAGATACTAATATACTGAAGCCTTCTTTCGTTCGATAAAAGGACAATATAACTAATGGTAATGTAATTAATGAAGAGATCAAACCCAGTATGAGAACTGTAGTAATAGAGGAGGTAATTCTGGTTAGAGAGAAAGAAACTCCTAAGGTCAGTATTCCTAATATTATTCCTAAAAGTGAGACAATAATATAATATAATGCTCCATCTCTAAGCTTTTCTAGTCCTAAAATTTCAATATTCTGTTGAGCCATACTATAAAATTCATATAGAATGATAAAAATTTTATCCTTAGCCAATTTTCTTTTTAATAAATCTCTTAATTAGAAAAAACTTATTGTTACTAAGCTTAAATCTATTAACTATTCATGCTTTTCCTATAATCTGACAATAAATACTAGTCAAAAAACATTTTATTTCACAATAATACAGATATAATATTTTTATTAACATATAAATTTTCTTTCTGATATTAAAAATATCAGTTTAATATTTTTGCTTCATAAAGTCAACTATTTATATGTTAATGAGGACTATATATCATGCTATTAAAATTTGTGAAAGATTTATTAAAAATGATGGTAATATCGTATTAAGTAAAGCTAGTAAACTATAAATATTTATTAAAATACAAAATTAGAACTAAAGCTAATCTGATGCGGTTATTTTAACTTTTTATAATAAGATAATTTATACCTAAATAAATAACGAAGAAAATAGCTAGAAATGCCTCTGTAATATCAGTAAAAATTTCTAGTAGCCACATACTCCCTAAACTGAAAAGAAGTGCTGAAAGAACAAACTTTAAGTGTGGCAGTCTAATTTTAGCTATTTGTGCTTTTAACAATGCTGTAAGAATAACTACAAGAATGCCAGAAATTATTGTTCCTAATAAGGCTGAAAAGTAGCTTTGAGGAATTAATGCTAAAATTACTAACGCAGCTTCTAACCCTTCGACTGCAGATACGGTAAATACTACTCCGATGCCTTCTTCTTTTTCTTCTTCTTTTCTCTTAAATTGTTTCTTAAAATATCTTCTTGCACTTCTAATTAATCTATAACCGAAGTAAAACAGTATTATTGCTGCAACTAAAAGAAAATAGTTAATAGGTACTAGATAAATGTATTTTCCTAATGTAAATGTTGGTATTAAAACAATTAATACCCCAGCTATAGCGTAAATAAATGGTAAATTGTTCTTTAAAATATTATGATAGATTGCTGCTACAGCTCCTGCTTCTGACAACTCAAGTAAAGAAATTCCTAAAGAGGCAAAGAATACTCCTAGGTCCATGAGATTAAAAGGGTTTGTAGTTATAAAAAATTAATATCTTAATTTTTACCTTAACTACTCAGGGGGTATCTCTTTAAATAAAATAGTTAAGTCTACACCCTCTCTTTTATGCTTTAAATAAGATGCTGAGAATACTCCAATAGCGAACACATATGCTAATATAACGAACAATAGAGTTGTTATATTAATCCCTTGTGTTGTTGTGAAACCTATTAATGGGTTTGTTGCGGCTTCGTATGTTAAATAGGCTAAGTAACCACTTGCTAAAATTCCGAAAACCTTCAATATCTTCTCATTATTCTTAAAACCATACAGTGCTCCAGCTAAAACTCCAAAGAATAAATATACAGCACCTAAAATTGTAGTTCCGTATAATGATACTGCAGCATTAATTGAAAATACTGGAATTAATAGGAGGAGAAGTGTGATTGTTAAATCGAGTAAGTGGGCGTATACTGGTGAGCCGTACTTATTTACTTCTGTGAATTTTTCTGGTAATATTCTATCAAATGAGAGTGCGAAAACGTATCTGGAAAACATAACAACGCCATAGGACAATGTGTAAAAGTTCCATAGTATAAGTCCAAGTCCTATAATCCATTGTAATGCTTGATTTCCAGCCAATGCTATTGCGACAGTCCAAAAGTTATAAACAAATGTGGGATAGGCTGAAATGTTAAAATTATAGCCTGCCACTAAGTCCATTTCCATAAATCCTAGTGTTACTAAAAGGAATGTTACTACTGAGGCTATAATAATGTTTAATTTAGCTACTTTATCGGAATTCTTAAACTCAGCTGATACTGAGGGACCAGCATTTATCCATGGATAAGTATATAATGCAAATAGTGGAAGTAATGAAAGGGTTGCTAATAGGCTAAAGTTACTGGGGAAAAACACTCTTTTTCCAACTGGTGCTGAAATATTATATGCTGATAGGAATGGTTGTAATTTAGCAAAGAAACCACCAGAGTTAACACCAACAACTATCATTGCTAGTAATAAGGCAAAGATGGAAAATATTCCCAATACGGTAACTAAAGTAAAACCCCATTTTGCTTTTCTAATGTTAAGAGCGATAACTATTCCAAAGAAAATTGCTGAAATTGCATAGAATATTAGTCTTTGGTCAAGTGTTACATTTCCGTAAGGATTTACAAAGACTGAATTTGCTAAGTTTATAAGTTGATGGTTATTATTCATTATACCTATAGTACAAAGTACTGAGTTAACTGAGGAGGCTGAGAAGAATGCTATTATTGCAAAGAATGCGGTTGATTGAATTAAATAAGATAGGGCAAGGATTGATCCTAAACGTCCATCTATAACTCTAGAAATCCATACGTAATCTCCTCCGGTTCTTCTTATTTTTAAGGTCATGAAAGTATAGACTATAATCTGGGGTATTGATAGTAAAAACCCTAATATACTGGCTAGCCAAAGTATTGCACCATTACTAATATATGGAGAAATTGATTGAAATAATGCCTCTCCAGCAGACATATTGCCTAGATTCAGCATAACAGCGTCTAATAGATTTACTTGCTTAATTAAACCTGAGCTCTCTCTGATGAAAAGTGATTTTTTCTCAGCCATGTATAAACTAAAAATTGTTTTATTTTAAAACTTACTTTTGAGTTAATTTTTTAACTTACTCACTTCTCTTTTTCAGAATAGAAATCTTAGAAAAATACTTTAACTAAGTTTAAACTGGAGTATCAAAGTGTTTAGAGAGCAAAAATTTTAAAAACTGGATATATAAAGAGTATATTGAAATTGAATGACAGTAAGTCTTAAAGGATTAGTTGAGGAGAACATTGTAGAGATTAATAATAGGCTGGGCTATAATACTTGTTGGCTTTATAATTTTAAATGGGTTAGTGATTTTGGTAAATTTGTTAGCATGCTTTTTACTAGGTCAAAATCTCTTAGTATAATATTACCATATTCCAGGGATGATAAAGAAGTTTTGATGAATACTATAAGAAAGATAGCCAATGACAAAAATGCCTCGGTTATAATATTACTCACAGATAAAATATCTACAGATAATTTTCTAGTGTGTAACAAACAGAATTAAGTAAATTTTTACATATTATGTATTAGTTACCTTTGGTAGTTCCCATTTTAGTTTCATTGCTATAATTCTCAAAACAGTAGTGATTAAAAAGGATATAATTATATCGTAATAATTACTTTCTCCCTCATATCTTAATAAGAAATAAATTCCAGAACCAATTATAACTGCGGTAGCATAAAATTCCCTAGTTAAAATGACAGGTACCTCGTTAGAAAGCATATCTCTAATTACTCCTCCTCCTACGGCCGTAATAGTCCCAATCATTATAACTAGAAGAGGAGAAGGATCTATTGAATAAGCTAGTGATGCACCAGATGCTGTAAAAGCTCCTAGACCTATTGCATCAGCGTAAAGTAATGGCTTTCCAACGTTAGTAAACATCTTATAAAATAGAAATGTAAGAAAACTTGCAAGTAATGCAGTTAGAGGATAAGGCAAGTAGACTAAGTTTGTTGGTGGTTTTATTCCGAGAAGAATGTCAGCGGTGATTCCACCACCTAAAGCGGTTGAAAATCCTAATACTAGCACCCCAAGTAAATCCATTCCTTTTTTTATTCCCTTCATAGATCCAGAGATTGCAAAGGCGATTATACCAATATAATTTGCTAATTCAAGTATTAGATTCACAAGAGATATTATATATTATGAATTAAAAAGTTAATTAATGAGATGAAATTACTAGGATTAGTAGCGATAATAAATATTATTGAGGAAAGATAAACTTCTCATCAGATTCGATAATGGATATTTAAGATTTTCTTAACATCTTAAGCTGATGCAAAACTCTTTCTTATTGCTATAAATCATATTAAAGTGAAATTAATATAGAACTAAATATTATTATTCCAGATCCAAGAAATTGTAATGGGGTTAAAACTTGATGAAGTATTATTATTGCAAAAATTATTGTAAATACTGGTTCTAGTGAGGATAGTATGGAAGCTGTTATAGAATCTGTAAGTCTCATTCCTCTATAAAAGAAAATATAAGCTAAAAATGTTGCTACAATGCCTAAATATATTCCAGTTAATATTGAAGAACTTGTTAAGTTTGGCGATAATATAAAAAATAACAAGGAAAATGGCAAGCTCCAAAAAGCTTGAGATGCTAATATTTCCTGATCTTTATACCCTTTTATTTGCATAAATCTAGAATAAATAATAAGTAGAGCATAAGTGAATCCAGAAGCAATCCCCCAACTTATACTAACTATGGATATTTTTGAAAAGTAAATTAGATATACTCCTATTACTACAAGTATTGAAGCTAAAATCTTTCTATTATTTATTTCATCTTTAAGATAAACTTTTGAAGCTAAAATTACCCATAAAGGAGCAGTATATAAAAATACAGCTGAAAGAGAAGCTCCTAGAATATTAACACTATAGACATACGTTTCATAGAATATGATAGCCACAACCCCCATTATCAAGGAAATCCTATCTAGGATTGCCTTTACATTTCTGAAGACCATGAAAACTAGCAATGAAGAGGAAAGGCTTCTAAATAGTGTTATCTGGAATACATTTGCATTATGTTCATAGCCTATTTGCGTAACAATCCCAATAGTACCCCATAATGCTGAAGCAGTAACTAAATCTAGGATTCCTCTTTTAATCATCTAACTTTATTATTTACTTGATGTAATAAGATTAACGTGAATTGGGGGAAAATAGTAGGAATTACACTTGCTATTATGTTTATTCTTCTTTATATTTCTACTATACAAAATAGCTATTATGAAGGAATTCAACAAATTAATTCATTTTCTAATGTCAGTAATGACCTAAAATTTTCCATAGTTTCTTTTAATAAAAGTAATCTAATAGTTAACGTTAAGAATCCTCTTAATATTTCGATTATAATCTGTAATATTAGTGGAAAATACTTATATTTAAGTAAAAGCAAAGTAATATTACCTTATAGTAATGAAAATCTTACGTTAATAATAACGAATTTTTCTGAGTTTGTAAATAATATAAATGCAAAGAATGAAACAATTATAATAAAGATAAAAATTCTTGATACAATTATATCAGAGGAGACTACTTTATGAAATATCCAGTTTTATTAGCATACTATATAACTTCTCTTGCAATAGTATTAATACCTATTCCTTGGTGGTATTATAGTGTAGGTGGAATTTTCCAAATTTATGATTCGCCATTTCAAATTAATTTGTACTTCTTAGGTGAGAAGTTAATCATTGCGGAAATATTAAATATTTTGCTTAATGCAGTGAGAATTTACGTTGCTATAAACCTAATCTATGGAATTATTCTTTCTATCAAAGGGAAAAATTATAGATATTCTACGATGTTTTGGTTACCGATATTCTACATAGTAGATC
It encodes the following:
- a CDS encoding IS200/IS605 family accessory protein TnpB-related protein, with amino-acid sequence MLKTLKRTVRLESDSLNKWKYHVLREIEEYQRNIVNEMIGIILSEGLPTTRKKLHERFYSYYKEKYPFLPSRVIEGSYIIAGRIVKSFRERRKKGLTRKEKPEYKKVVITIPNTVNWKFNKVSVSVLTHKGWVEIPLKFTKQFIHYLYEGWRVSQELKLRLVGRRVLVWLTFEKDVEVETKEGNYVSIDVNENNITLAVFEGFKLKEMRRYETGLGRIVINYSLRREEVTKGYSTKDELIKKKLKRLRERERKLDVLRKTVKRVVELARDLKVKVVVGKFSSKAKERMGGNKNGKLRHRIHQWSVVKFIEMLKAQPIDVEEVSESYTSSINPFDGERLGKSKQVVEKVIKVFNPYLMTGSAHEGRGIKVIKVTARYLDGGEILLERDSIAPLNLMKKVDGRVVVFPSTNPKDLRVTVYDPLRGVPLVELEVIKSKDKLRHG
- a CDS encoding IS607 family transposase: MERYLTPSEVAEIFGMSRSGIIKWIREGKIKAIEINGRWRIPYSEVERLISGKEKVKQVAIYARVSSNTQKDDLERQLNTLKEWVKKTFGEVSVTEVKDIDSGLKEDRRGLKKLIELAKRRQIDAIVVAYKDRLTRFGFEYLVELFNAYGVNVIVAFQDEPKDYIQELAEDFVEIVKSFASKIYGHKYEKVIKCVEDVEKDS
- a CDS encoding DUF973 family protein, giving the protein MAQQNIEILGLEKLRDGALYYIIVSLLGIILGILTLGVSFSLTRITSSITTVLILGLISSLITLPLVILSFYRTKEGFSILVSTGKDLGNGITGTILILIGIVIGFIGTLVTVISILPLLSKQALPSILPSLVGGVIVVFIGGIIGLIGYILLALAYRRTGEIYLNDDLKNAGLLMIIGSVIGLIVSVVGYILILISFILVYSGLGNLIKRLSQTTSQLVQLQSSIGPISQVGIGSLRSNGIALVTINSQYPLQIISALLLGTNYTTSDISPNTLNIGFNTITINFRTSLSLMTGNIYYIQLTLSNGQTLTVAVIYQP
- a CDS encoding membrane protein, translating into MDLGVFFASLGISLLELSEAGAVAAIYHNILKNNLPFIYAIAGVLIVLIPTFTLGKYIYLVPINYFLLVAAIILFYFGYRLIRSARRYFKKQFKRKEEEKEEGIGVVFTVSAVEGLEAALVILALIPQSYFSALLGTIISGILVVILTALLKAQIAKIRLPHLKFVLSALLFSLGSMWLLEIFTDITEAFLAIFFVIYLGINYLIIKS
- a CDS encoding APC family permease — protein: MAEKKSLFIRESSGLIKQVNLLDAVMLNLGNMSAGEALFQSISPYISNGAILWLASILGFLLSIPQIIVYTFMTLKIRRTGGDYVWISRVIDGRLGSILALSYLIQSTAFFAIIAFFSASSVNSVLCTIGIMNNNHQLINLANSVFVNPYGNVTLDQRLIFYAISAIFFGIVIALNIRKAKWGFTLVTVLGIFSIFALLLAMIVVGVNSGGFFAKLQPFLSAYNISAPVGKRVFFPSNFSLLATLSLLPLFALYTYPWINAGPSVSAEFKNSDKVAKLNIIIASVVTFLLVTLGFMEMDLVAGYNFNISAYPTFVYNFWTVAIALAGNQALQWIIGLGLILWNFYTLSYGVVMFSRYVFALSFDRILPEKFTEVNKYGSPVYAHLLDLTITLLLLLIPVFSINAAVSLYGTTILGAVYLFFGVLAGALYGFKNNEKILKVFGILASGYLAYLTYEAATNPLIGFTTTQGINITTLLFVILAYVFAIGVFSASYLKHKREGVDLTILFKEIPPE
- a CDS encoding DUF4898 domain-containing protein encodes the protein MTVSLKGLVEENIVEINNRLGYNTCWLYNFKWVSDFGKFVSMLFTRSKSLSIILPYSRDDKEVLMNTIRKIANDKNASVIILLTDKISTDNFLVCNKQN
- a CDS encoding trimeric intracellular cation channel family protein; the protein is MNLILELANYIGIIAFAISGSMKGIKKGMDLLGVLVLGFSTALGGGITADILLGIKPPTNLVYLPYPLTALLASFLTFLFYKMFTNVGKPLLYADAIGLGAFTASGASLAYSIDPSPLLVIMIGTITAVGGGVIRDMLSNEVPVILTREFYATAVIIGSGIYFLLRYEGESNYYDIIISFLITTVLRIIAMKLKWELPKVTNT
- a CDS encoding DMT family transporter — translated: MIKRGILDLVTASALWGTIGIVTQIGYEHNANVFQITLFRSLSSSLLVFMVFRNVKAILDRISLIMGVVAIIFYETYVYSVNILGASLSAVFLYTAPLWVILASKVYLKDEINNRKILASILVVIGVYLIYFSKISIVSISWGIASGFTYALLIIYSRFMQIKGYKDQEILASQAFWSLPFSLLFFILSPNLTSSSILTGIYLGIVATFLAYIFFYRGMRLTDSITASILSSLEPVFTIIFAIIILHQVLTPLQFLGSGIIIFSSILISL